The proteins below are encoded in one region of Hordeum vulgare subsp. vulgare chromosome 3H, MorexV3_pseudomolecules_assembly, whole genome shotgun sequence:
- the LOC123440404 gene encoding probable glycerol-3-phosphate acyltransferase 3 → MAKKKLPQRLFSTLLALVFHGRPWLPSSKGGGSTTAAFPSSPLQRQHPVPMANDSLAAARTLVVDVDGGLLRSSPSGLFPYFMLVALEAGGLLRGAVLLLLYPLLCCVGIGGDLALRVMAMAAFCGLPESRFHAGRAVLPKWFMEDVAVEGFEAMRGAKRRVCVTNMPRVMAEGFLREYLGADVVVGRRMKLVCGFYTGLMEEEGQVALEKKKIMLESDAVGLSGSLEFLQHPLSHCCKEVYHVTQEDKARWQALPRAKYPKAMVFHDGRLAFRPTAGSTLAMFLWLPFGVALGAARLAVALTVPYRYSTPILAATGMSWRLKGERPGAPPGHACGRGQLFVCNHRTLIDPVYVSVALDRPVRAVSYSLSRLSELISPIGRTVRLTRDRESDGRAMARLLDRGDLVVVCPEGTTCREPYLLRFSPLFAELSDDVVPVGIAVETAMFYATTAGGFKCLDPLYYMVNPRMCYTVQFLERVRTTAAAMGREVPSTDLANLVQRKMGEALGYGCTMLTRKDKYLMLAGNDGVVRATDKCSAPHGGRRAQ, encoded by the exons ATGGCCAAGAAGAAGCTGCCACAGAGGCTCTTCTCCACCTTGCTCGCCCTCGTCTTCCACGGGAGGCCATGGCTGCCAAGCAGCAAGGGCGGCGGCAGCACCACCGCCGCGTTCCCGTCCTCGCCGCTGCAGCGACAGCACCCTGTTCCCATGGCGAATGACAGTCTCGCCGCCGCGCGAACCCTCGTCGTCGACGTCGACGGCGGCCTCCTCCGCTCGTCGCCCTCCGGCCTCTTCCCCTACTTCATGCTGGTGGCGCTGGAGGCGGGAGGGCTCCTGCGAGgcgccgtgctcctcctcctctacccTCTCCTCTGCTGCGTGGGCATCGGCGGCGACCTGGCGCTGAGGGTCATGGCCATGGCGGCCTTCTGCGGCCTACCGGAGAGCCGGTTCCACGCCGGCCGCGCCGTGTTGCCCAAGTGGTTCATGGAGGACGTGGCCGTGGAAGGTTTCGAGGCGATGAGAGGCGCCAAGAGGAGGGTGTGCGTGACGAACATGCCCAGGGTGATGGCGGAGGGGTTCCTGAGGGAATACCTCGGGGCGGACGTGGTGGTCGGAAGGCGGATGAAGTTGGTCTGTGGGTTCTACACCGGTCTCATGGAGGAGGAAGGTCAGGTGgcgttggagaagaagaagatcatgCTGGAGAGCGATGCTGTGGGCCTCTCTGGCTCCTTGGAGTTTCTCCAACATCCTCTCTCACATTGTTGCAAG GAGGTCTACCACGTGACACAGGAGGACAAGGCCAGGTGGCAAGCGCTGCCAAGGGCCAAGTACCCGAAGGCCATGGTGTTCCACGACGGCCGGCTCGCGTTCCGGCCAACCGCCGGCAGCACGCTGGCCATGTTCTTGTGGCTCCCTTTCGGCGTCGCCCTgggcgccgcccgcctcgccgtcGCGCTCACCGTGCCGTACAGGTACTCCACGCCCATCCTGGCGGCCACCGGCATGTCGTGGCGGCTCAAGGGAGAGCGGCCGGGCGCCCCGCCTGGCCACGCCTGCGGCCGCGGGCAGCTGTTCGTGTGCAACCACCGGACGCTCATCGACCCGGTGTACGTCTCGGTGGCGCTGGACCGGCCGGTGCGCGCCGTGTCCTACAGCCTCAGCCGGCTGTCGGAGCTCATCTCACCGATCGGGCGCACCGTGCGGCTGACGCGCGACCGGGAGAGCGACGGCCGTGCCATGGCGCGGCTCCTGGACCGCGGCGACCTCGTCGTCGTCTGCCCCGAGGGCACCACCTGCCGTGAGCCGTACCTGCTCCGGTTCAGCCCGCTGTTCGCCGAGCTCAGCGACGACGTCGTCCCGGTCGGCATCGCCGTCGAGACGGCCATGTTCTACGCGACGACGGCGGGCGGGTTCAAGTGCCTCGACCCGCTCTACTACATGGTGAACCCGAGGATGTGCTACACGGTGCAGTTCCTGGAGCGGGTGcgcacgacggcggcggcgatgggGAGGGAGGTGCCTAGCACCGACTTGGCCAACCTCGTGCAGAGGAAGATGGGGGAAGCGCTCGGCTACGGATGCACCATGCTCACAAGGAAGGATAAGTACCTCATGCTCGCCGGCAACGATGGCGTCGTCAGAGCCACCGACAAATGCTCTGCTCCTCATGGAGGGAGAAGAGCTCAGTAG